AGATCTGGCCAGATCCACCCATATTTTGGGCAACCCCAGAGAACCAGAATGGAGACATGATCAGCTCCTGTTCTTTGGTAGGAGCGCATGTTTGGGCCACCTCGCTCAGGCAAATGGGCCGCTCGTTCGAAATTTTAAAAGGAGACCCCGAGGTTGAAGAGACACTGGAAAAGTTGGACACCTCGGTTCGAATTACCGGGATCATCCATAAACTTCGTCATACTCGAGTCGGTGTAATCGGCGGACAAGCTCCGGGTTTTCTTTCAATGACGACCGATCCTTTCGTCATGCATCGCAGTCTGGGAGTCCAACTACAAACCTACAGTTTGATTGAATTCGAAAATGTAGTGAAGGAGATTCCTGAAGAAGCAGTCAATGCGGACGTCGAAAAAGCGAAGGCACTGGGGCTTGAATACAAGGACGCCTCGGAAGATGACCTGCCCATGGCCTCCCGTCTTTACTTGGCTATGTGTCATTTCATTGAGACGGAAAACCTGGACGCACTGGGCGTACGTTGCTGGCCCGAAATGCCCAACACATTTGGTCAATGGCCCTATCTGGGAATGGCACGTTTGGCTGATGAAGGATTTGCCATTGCCTGTGAGGGCGATGCCGATGGAGCGATCGGAGCTCTCATAGGAGAAATGTTTGGTATGGGTCGCTGCTATCTTTCGGACTGGCTTGAGCACGATGAAGAAACGATCACTCTCTGGCACGTCGGTGCTGCACCCCCTTCACTTTGCCCCCCCACCGGCGAACCGGGTGCAGCAAAACTCGCCAAGCACTTTAACATTCAAAAACCCACGGTGCTGGAAGGTGAAATCAAAGCTGATAGGCCTCTTACCCTATTTCGTCTTTGGAGATACGAAGGCGAGTATCACCTAAGCTCCTGTGATGCGATAAGCGAGAAACCTCGTCGTAAGCTGATGATGAGTAATGGCCAGGCACGCCTGCTCAATCGAAACCCCAATGAGTGGTTCGAAGACATGTGTTATGCAGGCATGCCCCATCACCTGAATGTATTTTTTGGAAATCACTCCGCCAAATTGAAACGTTTCGCCCGAGTGGCTGGCATTCATTGGCACGACTGAAACCATCTACAAGGATAACACTTAGACTCAAAAGCTCCCCTACATGCCCACCAACGATAATCTTACCACCGAACACCCTACCTTCGTCTCGCACCTCGAATGTGGAATGGAAGGCGATCACTATGAGGCCGACACCATTCACGGCCTTTCCAAAGCCGGAAAACCGCTTCTCGTAAAATACGATCTGAATGGTATTCAGAATGCGGTTACGAAGGAGGACCTCGCTACACGACCAGCAGACCTCTGGCGTTACCGTGAGTTTCTACCTGTGCGCAAGAAGGAGAATATTGTCAGCCTGGGCGAAATCCACACTCCCATAATCCCCATCCAAAAGTTGGCGACCGGAAGCGGTGAACTGTTGGTTAAAGACGAAGGACGATTACCAACAGGTTCCTTCAAAGCGCGTGGCCTCTGCATGGCAGTTTCCATGGCCAAAGAATTTGGCCTCAAAAAAGTAGCCATGCCTACCAACGGTAACGCCGGGGCCGCTCTTGCCGCCTATGGAAGTCGGGCTGGCATGGACTACTATATTTTCTGCCCTGACGATACACCGACGGTAAACGTTCGTGAGATCGCCGTCCAGGGAGCCAAAGTATGGAGTGTAAATGGCCTCATTAACGACTGTGGGCGCATAGTAGGTGAAGGCAAAGAAGCCATGGGCTGGTTTGACTTTTCAACGCTCAAGGAACCTTACCGGATTGAAGGGAAGAAAACCATGGGGCTAGAACTCGCAGACCAGTTAGGCTGGAAAGTCCCGGATGTCATTTTTTATCCAACCGGAGGAGGCACGGGTCTCATCGGCATGTGGAAAGCCTTCAATGAACTTAAAGAGATTGGCTGGCTGAAAGGAAAGCTGCCACGCATGGTAGCGGTGCAAGCAACGGGTTGTGCCCCCATTGTCAAAGCGTATGAAGATGGGACTGAACATGCAGAGCTCTGGCAAGACGCACACACAGTCGCTGCAGGCATACGTGTGCCCGTCGCCGTAGGCGATTTCCTGATACTGCGAGCTGTTCGAGAAAGCGGAGGTTTTGCCATCGCAGTCGATGACGAATCAATATCCGCAGGTTTGGAAGAGGTCTCCAAAGAAGAAGGACTCCTCCTTTGTCCAGAAGGAGCTGCGACCTATGCAGCCTACAAACAATCCATTGAAAAAGGACTCATTTCTCCCGATGACTCAGCGGTACTATTCAACTGTGCTACAGGACTAAAATACGAAATGCCTCCCGCAGAAGCCACCCTCGATTGTAATCAACCCATTGACTACCAAGCTCTAGATAATAATACTGCTCAAACGTAACCATCTATGCCATGAGCAACGAGTCCAACCGCCCATTCAACATCTTTCTCGACCCGGAGGAGATTCAATCTCTGGATAGCATGGAAGGAGTACCGGCCTACGACCCAGCGGCAGTAGAGGCTCTACCAGGAGAGCAGTTTCTATCCACGCATTGGCAACGATCACTGCATCGAAGCTTGCATTGGGTCGGCACTATGGCACCTGGAGTCGTGCTGGTCATGATGCTCGCGGTAGCAGGTAGTTTTCTCGCGAATTGGATTGGCAAACAAGCTTTGGGTTTTGAAAGAAGTCCATTGAGCCCAGTGCTACTAGCCGTCGTCCTAGGCCTTATCATTAGAAACCTGGCTGGTCTTCCCAAAGCCTACGAAAAAGGGCTCCGACTTTGCTTGCGCTTCATCCTGAGATTCGGGGTCGCTCTGCTAGGTCTGAAATTAAGTATTTCGGCAGTCGGAAAAATTGGACTGAATGCTCTCCCCATCGTCGTTGTCTGTATTCTGGTGGCCATTGTTGCAGTGTCGTGGTTGAGCAAGCTGGTAAACGTTCCATCGAGACTGGGAAACCTGATCGCAGTTGGAACCAGTATTTGTGGTGTATCTGCAGTGATAGCGGCGGGAACTGCGACCCGGGCCGACGAAGATGAGATCAGTTACTCAGTAGCCGTTATAACCCTCTTTGGTGTGACAGCGTTATTTACCTACCCTTTTCTTGCCCATTGGTTGTTTAACGGTAATCCCGAACAAATTGGCCTCTTTCTTGGAACCGCCATTCATGATACTTCACAAGTTGCCGGCGTGGCTCTGATGTATCAGCTCTACTACGATTCACCCGTAACGCTTGAGATTGCCGCCACCACAAAACTGGTACGCAATCTATTCATGGGACTGGTTATTCCAATCATGGCATTAGTCCATTATAAACGACAAGCCGTTGTCTCAACTGCAAAAGTACCGATCCCCTGGCTTAAGTGGAGCCAGTGGATTCCAACCTTTCTCATCGGTTTCATAGCCCTGGCAGCATTCCGGTCGATTGGTGACCTGGGCTCGAAACCATTTGGGCTTCTTCATCCAGAAACCTGAACTGCCTTTATTGATATCAGCAGCACGACTTCCATATTCCTCCTCTCAACCGCCATTGCGGCAGTAGGTCTCGGCACGAACGTATCCAAACTGAAGGTACTTGGATGGAGACCTTTGAGCATTGGTTTTTCAGCCGCAATATTAGTCGGCTTAGTTAGCTACGCCCTTGTTATACTTCTTTACTAAAGGAACATAACATTCCCTGCAGAGTCTTTAGCGATATCCCTTTCGCTTGACGAGGACCCTATTTGAAGACTTATATCGTCGTGGAGATAACCCTACAGCACCTACCCACAAACACCTGTAAGCGTTATGAATAGACGCGTTTTTCTAAAATCCTCATTTGCGACTCTGGCGCTCCCTGCCCTGGAGTCCGTTTCATCTGCTTTACCTGCAGCTAACGCTAAAACAACGGCTTCCACCGGAGCG
This genomic stretch from Opitutia bacterium ISCC 52 harbors:
- a CDS encoding L-fucose/L-arabinose isomerase family protein codes for the protein MSAHTPDSPIKLGLLFLGRKRPGFDMEWGAAMELKVREAVNQSAFEVFEPSEKAVDDASLRKVVGECKEAGVQALVLLQTTMADGRMAPTLAQIWPDPPIFWATPENQNGDMISSCSLVGAHVWATSLRQMGRSFEILKGDPEVEETLEKLDTSVRITGIIHKLRHTRVGVIGGQAPGFLSMTTDPFVMHRSLGVQLQTYSLIEFENVVKEIPEEAVNADVEKAKALGLEYKDASEDDLPMASRLYLAMCHFIETENLDALGVRCWPEMPNTFGQWPYLGMARLADEGFAIACEGDADGAIGALIGEMFGMGRCYLSDWLEHDEETITLWHVGAAPPSLCPPTGEPGAAKLAKHFNIQKPTVLEGEIKADRPLTLFRLWRYEGEYHLSSCDAISEKPRRKLMMSNGQARLLNRNPNEWFEDMCYAGMPHHLNVFFGNHSAKLKRFARVAGIHWHD
- a CDS encoding threonine synthase — its product is MPTNDNLTTEHPTFVSHLECGMEGDHYEADTIHGLSKAGKPLLVKYDLNGIQNAVTKEDLATRPADLWRYREFLPVRKKENIVSLGEIHTPIIPIQKLATGSGELLVKDEGRLPTGSFKARGLCMAVSMAKEFGLKKVAMPTNGNAGAALAAYGSRAGMDYYIFCPDDTPTVNVREIAVQGAKVWSVNGLINDCGRIVGEGKEAMGWFDFSTLKEPYRIEGKKTMGLELADQLGWKVPDVIFYPTGGGTGLIGMWKAFNELKEIGWLKGKLPRMVAVQATGCAPIVKAYEDGTEHAELWQDAHTVAAGIRVPVAVGDFLILRAVRESGGFAIAVDDESISAGLEEVSKEEGLLLCPEGAATYAAYKQSIEKGLISPDDSAVLFNCATGLKYEMPPAEATLDCNQPIDYQALDNNTAQT
- a CDS encoding putative sulfate exporter family transporter, with product MSNESNRPFNIFLDPEEIQSLDSMEGVPAYDPAAVEALPGEQFLSTHWQRSLHRSLHWVGTMAPGVVLVMMLAVAGSFLANWIGKQALGFERSPLSPVLLAVVLGLIIRNLAGLPKAYEKGLRLCLRFILRFGVALLGLKLSISAVGKIGLNALPIVVVCILVAIVAVSWLSKLVNVPSRLGNLIAVGTSICGVSAVIAAGTATRADEDEISYSVAVITLFGVTALFTYPFLAHWLFNGNPEQIGLFLGTAIHDTSQVAGVALMYQLYYDSPVTLEIAATTKLVRNLFMGLVIPIMALVHYKRQAVVSTAKVPIPWLKWSQWIPTFLIGFIALAAFRSIGDLGSKPFGLLHPET